A portion of the Esox lucius isolate fEsoLuc1 chromosome 20, fEsoLuc1.pri, whole genome shotgun sequence genome contains these proteins:
- the stmn2a gene encoding stathmin-2a yields MAKTAIAYKEKMKEISVLSLICSCFYPEARNKIVVCEFEDMEVKPINKRASGQAFEVILKPPSPVSDVAHSITSPPKREVSLEDIQKKLEAAEDRRRSQEAQLMRALAEKREHERDVLLKAMEENSNFSKMAEEKLNMKMEQIKENREAHLAAMMERLQEKERHAALVRRNKELREELTA; encoded by the exons ATGGCCAAAACTGCAATTG CATACAAAGAGAAGATGAAGGAGATTTCTGTGCTTTCCCTCATCTGCTCGTGCTTCTATCCAGAGGCACGCAACAAGATCGTTGTCTGTGAGTTTGAAG acATGGAGGTGAAGCCAATCAACAAGCGAGCGTCTGGCCAGGCCTTTGAGGTGATTTTGaagcccccctcccccgtgtcgGATGTGGCACACAGCATCACCTCACCCCCCAAGAGGGAGGTGTCCCTGGAAGATATTCAGAAGAAACTAGAGGCGGCTGAGGACCGAAGGAGG TCCCAGGAGGCCCAGCTGATGAGGGCCCTGGCAGAGAAGAGGGAGCACGAGAGGGACGTGCTGCTCAAGGCCATGGAGGAGAACAGCAACTTCAGCAAGATGGCAGAAGAGAAGCTCAACATGAAGATGGAGCAGATCAAGGAGAACCGTGAGGCCCACTTGGCAGCCATGATGGAACGCCTGCAGGAGAAG GAGAGGCACGCCGCGCTGGTGCGCAGGAACAAAGAGCTGAGGGAAGAGCTGACAGCGTGA